A single window of Archangium gephyra DNA harbors:
- a CDS encoding MotA/TolQ/ExbB proton channel family protein, whose product MLPHLPPALGAMNYLQILRDASILELGVLGLLMVVSVASWALIALKHTQLSRARSQSLSFLDSFWKASRLETIYQDAQKLDASPLSKVFCAGYEELSKLAQHKEGAEGAMAERLGGIENVERALNRASTTQLTDLEHRVSFLGTVGSASPFVGLFGTVIGILNAFNSIAEQGNATLATVAAPVGNALFATAAGLFAAIPAVVAYNSFVSRIKVFDTEMANFSADFLNIIKRHFFR is encoded by the coding sequence ATGCTGCCCCATCTTCCCCCGGCGCTCGGCGCCATGAACTACCTGCAGATCCTCCGTGACGCCTCCATCCTGGAGCTGGGCGTGCTGGGCCTGCTGATGGTCGTCTCGGTGGCGTCCTGGGCGCTCATCGCACTCAAGCACACCCAGCTGTCGCGCGCCCGGAGCCAGTCCCTCAGCTTCCTGGACTCCTTCTGGAAGGCCTCCCGGCTGGAGACCATCTACCAGGACGCGCAGAAGCTGGACGCCTCGCCGCTGTCCAAGGTGTTCTGCGCCGGCTACGAGGAGCTGAGCAAGCTGGCCCAGCACAAGGAGGGCGCCGAGGGCGCCATGGCCGAGCGGCTGGGTGGCATCGAGAACGTGGAGCGGGCGCTCAACCGGGCGTCCACCACACAGCTCACCGACCTGGAGCACCGGGTGTCCTTCCTGGGCACGGTGGGCTCGGCCTCGCCCTTCGTGGGCCTGTTCGGCACGGTCATCGGCATCCTCAACGCCTTCAACTCCATCGCCGAGCAGGGCAACGCGACGCTGGCCACGGTGGCGGCGCCGGTGGGCAACGCGCTGTTCGCCACGGCGGCCGGCCTGTTCGCCGCCATCCCCGCGGTGGTGGCCTACAACTCGTTCGTCAGCCGCATCAAGGTGTTCGACACGGAGATGGCCAACTTCTCCGCGGACTTCCTCAACATCATCAAGCGGCACTTCTTCCGCTAG
- a CDS encoding energy transducer TonB: MHPAVNQSLLAPRGSRLGRFLTVSLVGHALILLAVGLYNAFVEGPQVNLDQKPIRATLVRLGKPRDEKLLPRKEQPPPPPPKKVEAAPTPTPPAPEPAKVAVPIPGVKPEPAPAPTPQKGETKGEERRNKLFGAFDKLSKNSKPDEELDGAEDGDPNGDSATAEGERYFGLLSSQVRRHYNVADTIPDNERLYLKAQVAMRLNRTGDVIEARLAKASGNGLFDSAVLAAVKKASPFSPPPDHLRDTLQKSGIVLEFSP; this comes from the coding sequence ATGCACCCCGCCGTCAATCAGAGTCTGCTCGCCCCGAGGGGCTCCCGCCTGGGGCGCTTCCTCACGGTGTCCCTGGTGGGGCACGCGCTCATCCTGCTCGCCGTGGGGCTCTACAACGCCTTCGTCGAGGGCCCCCAGGTGAACCTGGACCAGAAGCCCATCCGCGCCACGCTGGTGCGCCTGGGCAAGCCCCGGGACGAGAAGCTGCTGCCCCGCAAGGAGCAGCCGCCTCCGCCGCCGCCCAAGAAGGTGGAGGCCGCGCCCACCCCCACGCCCCCCGCCCCCGAGCCGGCCAAGGTGGCCGTGCCCATCCCCGGGGTGAAGCCGGAGCCCGCCCCCGCCCCCACGCCCCAGAAGGGCGAGACGAAGGGCGAGGAGCGGCGCAACAAGCTCTTCGGCGCCTTCGACAAGCTGTCCAAGAACTCGAAGCCCGACGAGGAGCTGGACGGCGCCGAGGATGGCGATCCCAACGGCGACTCCGCCACCGCCGAGGGCGAGCGCTACTTCGGCCTGCTCTCCTCGCAGGTGCGCCGCCACTACAACGTCGCGGACACCATCCCCGACAACGAGCGGCTCTACCTCAAGGCCCAGGTGGCCATGCGCCTCAACCGCACCGGTGACGTCATCGAGGCGCGGCTGGCCAAGGCCAGTGGCAATGGCCTCTTCGACTCGGCCGTGCTGGCCGCGGTGAAGAAGGCCTCTCCCTTCTCTCCTCCCCCCGATCATCTACGGGACACGCTGCAGAAGAGCGGCATCGTCCTGGAGTTCAGCCCGTGA
- the tolR gene encoding protein TolR — translation MGMGSNRGQGRVTMSEINVTPMVDVMLVLLIIFMVTAPLIQQGVKVNLPEAKAAPVEAAEKKLVLSIDAQRRIYIGEAEVAVDELEKKLATNAKAQADKELYLHADRDVPYGVVVDVMAAAQRAGINNVGMITDPTGGGRASNKGKKEAKEARR, via the coding sequence ATGGGCATGGGCTCCAATCGCGGACAGGGCCGCGTCACCATGAGCGAGATCAACGTCACGCCCATGGTGGACGTGATGCTGGTGCTGCTCATCATCTTCATGGTGACGGCGCCCCTCATCCAGCAGGGCGTCAAGGTGAACCTCCCGGAGGCCAAGGCGGCCCCGGTGGAGGCGGCCGAGAAGAAGCTGGTGCTGTCCATCGACGCGCAGCGGCGCATCTACATCGGCGAGGCCGAGGTGGCGGTGGACGAGTTGGAGAAGAAGCTGGCCACCAACGCCAAGGCCCAGGCGGACAAGGAGCTGTACCTGCACGCGGATCGGGACGTGCCGTACGGCGTGGTGGTGGACGTGATGGCCGCCGCCCAGCGCGCCGGCATCAACAACGTGGGGATGATCACGGACCCCACGGGCGGGGGCCGGGCGTCCAACAAGGGCAAGAAGGAAGCGAAGGAAGCCAGGCGCTAG
- the tolB gene encoding Tol-Pal system beta propeller repeat protein TolB: MNAKALLLSLLLLPVAALAQAPVIQISGANFRPMPLAATAPLVQGEEAKASAQEVDEAFLYDLRASGIFQLLDRSSFLADPKEGMAAGSINFSRWADVGAESLVKYSLAQEGGELKAEARVFNVGTGREDFKTSQSAPTAEARQVAHKLADAIYRHFTREQSPFLSRITYVRKTGNTRDVWVADWDGRNAKQVTRGGINLLPSLGPDGAVGYTSYQQGEPEIYIRRPDGNTARVKTSEGQMATGISFSPDGKRIAYSLATGESTQIWVAEADGDKPKQLTDTRFGINTSPSWSPDGKRIAFVSNRGGSPQVYVMNADGSGVRRLTFQGNYNQTPDWSPRGDLIAFTARDERNAFDLFTVNVDSGKVTRLTQDQANNEEPSFSPNGRLILFTSTRDGTPRLFVMTADGNNQVALPGQEKAALLTPDWGR, translated from the coding sequence GTGAACGCGAAAGCCCTTCTCCTCTCGCTCCTCCTGTTGCCGGTGGCGGCGCTCGCCCAGGCCCCCGTCATCCAGATCTCCGGCGCCAACTTCCGGCCCATGCCCCTGGCCGCCACCGCGCCGCTCGTGCAGGGCGAGGAGGCCAAGGCGTCCGCCCAGGAGGTGGACGAGGCCTTCCTGTATGACCTGCGCGCCTCCGGCATCTTCCAACTGCTGGACCGCAGCAGCTTCCTGGCGGACCCGAAGGAGGGCATGGCCGCGGGCAGCATCAACTTCTCGCGCTGGGCGGACGTGGGCGCCGAGTCGCTGGTGAAGTACTCGCTGGCCCAGGAGGGAGGGGAGCTGAAGGCCGAGGCGCGCGTGTTCAACGTGGGCACCGGCCGCGAGGACTTCAAGACGTCCCAGAGCGCCCCCACCGCCGAGGCGCGCCAGGTGGCCCACAAGCTCGCCGACGCCATCTACCGCCACTTCACCCGCGAGCAGAGCCCCTTCCTCTCGCGCATCACCTACGTGCGCAAGACGGGCAACACCCGTGACGTCTGGGTGGCGGACTGGGACGGCCGCAACGCGAAGCAGGTGACCCGCGGCGGCATCAACCTGCTGCCCTCGCTCGGGCCGGATGGCGCGGTGGGCTACACCTCGTACCAGCAGGGCGAGCCGGAGATCTACATCCGCCGGCCGGACGGCAACACGGCGCGCGTCAAGACGTCCGAGGGACAGATGGCCACCGGCATCTCCTTCTCTCCGGACGGCAAGCGCATCGCGTACTCGCTCGCCACGGGCGAGAGCACGCAGATCTGGGTGGCCGAGGCGGATGGGGACAAGCCCAAGCAGCTCACGGATACGCGCTTCGGCATCAACACCAGCCCCTCGTGGTCGCCGGACGGCAAGCGCATCGCCTTCGTGTCCAACCGGGGCGGCTCGCCGCAGGTGTACGTGATGAACGCGGACGGCTCGGGCGTGCGCCGGCTCACCTTCCAGGGCAACTACAACCAGACGCCGGACTGGTCTCCCCGGGGCGATCTCATCGCCTTCACCGCGCGCGATGAGCGCAATGCCTTCGATCTCTTCACCGTCAACGTGGACAGCGGCAAGGTGACGCGCCTCACGCAGGACCAGGCGAACAACGAGGAGCCCTCCTTCTCGCCCAACGGCCGCCTCATCCTCTTCACCTCCACGCGCGA